In one Rhodococcus sp. B50 genomic region, the following are encoded:
- a CDS encoding vWA domain-containing protein translates to MKKLATVIIVLLGCLLIAPTASGQPRETAVADFGGCLASQREGDLLLMIDESGSLQQSDPDAARVEAANYLLGQLASFGASAGVALDVAVAGFSSEFTMHAPWTRLEPGTLGELQSEVDAFRSRTSGLDTDYWLALDGARGALAEHSSGGSTSCQAIAWFSDGKLDFTARDGEKPYAPGLSLSTDEGVAQVVGAARESICRPAGVADQLRSSGIATFAVGLANGTAQAADFDLMRSIATGEPVAGQACGARTEPTPGDFYLAQNIDDLLFAFDAFSSPGQAPLENETGVCAYEVCEEAQHRFVLDDSIGSVTVLGFADAEGLVPTLVSPSGEELPMAYTSAESGSSVDGVAVDYRWLSDRSVSFTMEQPENAAGEWQGMWALVFVDPDGSEPAARSKSNIHISGNLFPALLGQDVTAIHAGEVTSAVRLGIVDSDREEIDPSELLGSAYLGVSLTDAAQVDHTLASGVSKDAIGEPIELDLTNVAPGEATLRLVLEVTTADATDESGSVIAPGTDLTPQYVDVPLNLAPPIGYPTVPGRIDFGQVEGSGTFPGELVIQGPGCVWVDPASPVRVDAIPDGVGNAALTVGGAASPENCLTIEEGTSGTLPLELAVPEAGNGAFNGAVRLMIAPEGEPDRAMPVDVPFTADLLKPLDTTRFLLGFLAVFLLGVGIPFAILYALKWWASRIPAETLKSQSFLVRVSDGGLLRDGRPFTLNDNDLREIVRNLDKPARNLDVDGARLEAKMGMSPVGAGYVLVRADGMLGASGATPATDRSTGQARLPLAVHNNWVLLHDPKGPVDEAVLLLLVGANASNERVRGLVDEAGRRAPRIIDDLRARAQGSDSNTPQNPTSPQPATAGAPSSFDPFAAPGTPSAPTFGAPPPFTGGPGFGGQPPTGPGSTPPGQPFDPFRPPGS, encoded by the coding sequence GTGAAGAAGCTTGCAACCGTCATCATCGTTCTCCTCGGCTGCCTGCTGATCGCGCCAACGGCGTCCGGCCAACCCCGTGAGACGGCGGTGGCCGACTTCGGTGGCTGCTTGGCGTCGCAGCGCGAGGGCGACCTGCTCCTGATGATCGACGAATCGGGCAGTCTGCAGCAGTCGGACCCCGATGCCGCCCGCGTCGAAGCCGCGAATTATCTTCTCGGCCAGCTTGCTTCCTTCGGTGCGTCCGCAGGTGTCGCGCTCGATGTCGCCGTGGCGGGCTTCTCCTCCGAGTTCACGATGCATGCGCCGTGGACCCGCCTGGAGCCCGGAACGCTGGGCGAACTGCAATCCGAGGTCGATGCGTTCCGCTCACGGACGTCCGGGCTCGACACCGACTACTGGCTCGCGCTCGACGGCGCCCGAGGAGCACTGGCGGAGCACTCGTCCGGAGGTTCCACTTCGTGCCAGGCCATTGCCTGGTTCTCCGACGGCAAACTCGACTTCACCGCTCGTGACGGGGAAAAGCCCTATGCGCCGGGTCTCTCGCTGTCCACCGACGAAGGCGTCGCTCAGGTCGTCGGCGCGGCACGCGAGTCGATCTGCCGACCCGCGGGCGTCGCCGACCAGCTGCGGTCGTCCGGTATCGCGACATTCGCGGTGGGCCTCGCCAACGGCACCGCCCAGGCCGCCGACTTCGACCTGATGCGCTCCATCGCGACAGGCGAGCCGGTGGCCGGTCAAGCGTGTGGTGCGCGGACGGAGCCCACGCCAGGCGACTTCTACCTCGCACAGAACATCGACGACCTGCTGTTCGCTTTCGACGCCTTCAGCAGCCCCGGTCAGGCTCCGCTCGAGAACGAGACGGGCGTCTGCGCCTACGAGGTGTGCGAGGAGGCCCAGCACCGCTTCGTGCTCGACGACTCGATCGGCTCCGTCACAGTTCTCGGATTCGCCGATGCCGAAGGTCTGGTGCCGACGCTCGTCAGCCCGAGTGGCGAAGAGCTCCCTATGGCCTACACCTCGGCAGAGTCCGGTTCGTCGGTCGACGGCGTCGCGGTCGATTACCGCTGGCTCTCCGATCGCTCGGTGTCGTTCACGATGGAGCAGCCGGAGAACGCCGCCGGCGAGTGGCAGGGCATGTGGGCTCTCGTGTTCGTCGACCCCGACGGGTCCGAGCCGGCTGCCCGCTCCAAGTCGAACATCCATATCTCCGGAAACCTGTTCCCGGCGCTGCTCGGTCAGGATGTCACCGCCATCCACGCCGGTGAGGTCACGTCCGCGGTCCGACTGGGAATCGTCGACTCCGACCGTGAGGAGATCGACCCGTCCGAGCTTCTCGGATCCGCGTATCTGGGCGTGTCGCTCACCGACGCGGCGCAGGTGGATCACACGTTGGCGTCCGGGGTGTCCAAGGACGCGATCGGTGAACCGATCGAGCTGGACCTGACGAACGTCGCGCCCGGTGAGGCGACACTGCGTCTCGTCCTCGAAGTGACCACCGCGGACGCCACCGACGAGTCGGGCTCCGTGATCGCTCCCGGCACCGACCTCACGCCGCAGTACGTGGACGTGCCGCTGAACCTTGCTCCGCCGATCGGCTACCCGACGGTGCCCGGCCGGATCGACTTCGGGCAAGTGGAAGGTTCCGGTACCTTCCCCGGCGAGCTCGTGATCCAGGGGCCCGGGTGCGTGTGGGTCGACCCTGCCTCGCCCGTCCGTGTCGACGCAATTCCGGACGGTGTCGGCAATGCCGCACTCACTGTCGGCGGAGCAGCTTCGCCGGAGAACTGCCTCACCATCGAGGAAGGAACGAGCGGCACGCTACCCCTCGAACTCGCTGTCCCCGAAGCGGGCAACGGTGCCTTCAACGGTGCGGTCCGTCTGATGATCGCCCCTGAAGGCGAGCCCGATCGCGCGATGCCCGTCGACGTTCCGTTCACGGCGGATCTGCTCAAGCCGCTCGACACCACACGCTTCTTGCTGGGCTTCCTGGCGGTGTTCCTCCTGGGTGTCGGAATCCCCTTCGCCATCCTGTATGCGCTCAAGTGGTGGGCGTCTCGCATCCCGGCCGAAACCCTCAAGTCGCAGAGTTTCCTCGTGCGAGTGTCCGACGGTGGGTTGTTACGCGACGGTCGACCGTTCACCCTCAACGACAACGATCTGCGAGAGATCGTCCGCAACCTCGACAAGCCGGCTCGAAACCTCGACGTCGACGGAGCTCGCCTCGAAGCCAAGATGGGTATGTCGCCCGTCGGCGCCGGTTACGTCCTCGTCCGTGCGGATGGGATGCTCGGCGCTTCGGGTGCGACTCCCGCTACCGATCGCAGCACCGGCCAGGCACGTCTGCCTCTCGCCGTGCACAACAACTGGGTGCTGCTCCACGACCCGAAGGGACCCGTCGACGAGGCGGTCCTGCTCCTGCTCGTCGGCGCCAATGCGTCGAACGAGCGCGTGCGGGGACTCGTGGACGAGGCAGGTCGGCGAGCACCGCGGATCATCGACGATCTGCGGGCCCGCGCACAGGGTTCCGACAGCAACACACCGCAGAACCCGACTTCGCCTCAGCCGGCGACGGCAGGTGCTCCGTCGTCGTTCGATCCGTTCGCCGCACCGGGGACACCTTCGGCTCCGACCTTCGGTGCTCCGCCGCCGTTCACCGGTGGTCCCGGCTTCGGGGGTCAACCGCCGACCGGTCCCGGATCAACACCGCCGGGACAACCCTTCGACCCGTTCCGTCCGCCCGGTTCCTGA
- a CDS encoding tubulin-like doman-containing protein, giving the protein MRRFLVVGCGGSGAVTLAYMMDQLRSDLAAVGIDKIPGGWQFVSVDVPTAPEAGPDGLGNVRDQGGYYFGSGPQGDSYAVLDNALSNQLGARNSLHEIATWAPRDPSAVTVPIGSGAGQYRALGRMITLSKAGGIRDTLQQAWDQLFTVQTATEMSAMKIPGGGSFEQEESPIVLVVSSMAGGAGASMALDICRLLTLIPKLDPRLMGVFMVAPDIFDGLGRSATTGVRANALAMLGEIVASQLGSAREHDVEILRALGQQAGEGEKVPFARVFPVGRRVGVEGAPFGDGSQKAIYRGLARGLAGMMMSGAATRQFVQYDLTNGAGLSGQRENIGWGGQWDNLPWGTYGFSSLSMGRDRYAEYSAQRLARSTVDRLLDGHRNAASVASDEDQVNAILDSQWQTLLTNMGLPVMQNNPAGAQVGVGPWLTDSVLPSAEAQRMARQIVETELRAYLPSGSGLSASQWVPEVRRALAARRQALVTSAEQHALGHAFQWHRGLAQRIEQQVAKAVADLGLPYATAVVNRLSILGKDQIRAGAEELSRHAPEDITVQSADTLQMLSALKGNIESDADLLERVISSCSNNVYRQLYASLSGKVSEVAAALVPEILKPLLDALNESQTALRKARSKPASDVGLARLATDQYGAWPADKSDRVPKRFAEANNEVMLTPSADFMDQYRSDLPLAVASDGLGTPPFEEAVNRAVADVVTGIWTTIDGSRPPGEEHPLLERTSAWRTRAFPFDPGTREALVPSAARFDVHVRPAELLERARQFVARTGESFDRFCRVSLREYIEDISVPEYALDERRERLRSKFVEALSLARPLASVNQQALEALHPGQQIEYRYKFTSIPFLNLPVADALSQVLQKSPMIDHETRSEFVRLLSEEDKLTRIDIFGSYPNYSPLAYDSVLGPAAKQWADSTPAQQEAFWQWRRARPLAASLPMHESERRAMTAGWFLGLVTGRLRLPSEPYDEPVRVWDGATSSWVDFPNPLLTPPARFLANNDWLPAVMESVLIAMARSHESPVMSSMAPYRALRGIYDASAEKPASGILEVSAKAVLTDWLRTGDTGTGWQSQVADTGAGVSIDARAKNAIAWLTKVRDLTGQHYLAPGREGAPGGGVFSTITVREQASQTPIYRDIAADVYWATGELIALVEECKVRAEQPEHVDTVAPTVSTATASSQTFRIPDMGQF; this is encoded by the coding sequence ATGAGGCGATTTCTGGTAGTTGGCTGCGGCGGATCCGGTGCCGTCACCCTCGCGTACATGATGGACCAGCTGCGGTCCGATCTCGCTGCCGTGGGCATCGACAAGATCCCGGGTGGTTGGCAGTTCGTCAGCGTCGACGTGCCCACCGCCCCCGAAGCCGGCCCGGACGGTCTGGGCAACGTGCGCGACCAGGGCGGCTACTACTTCGGTAGCGGTCCGCAGGGCGACTCGTATGCCGTGCTCGACAACGCGCTGAGCAACCAGTTGGGCGCACGGAACAGCCTCCACGAGATCGCGACCTGGGCACCCCGTGACCCTTCCGCGGTGACGGTGCCGATCGGCTCGGGGGCCGGCCAGTATCGGGCCCTCGGCCGCATGATCACCTTGAGCAAGGCCGGCGGCATCCGCGACACGCTGCAGCAGGCATGGGACCAGCTGTTCACGGTGCAGACGGCAACCGAGATGTCTGCCATGAAGATCCCCGGCGGGGGAAGCTTCGAGCAGGAGGAGTCGCCGATCGTCCTGGTCGTCTCGTCGATGGCCGGTGGTGCCGGCGCATCGATGGCGCTGGACATCTGCCGACTGCTCACCCTCATCCCCAAGCTCGACCCGCGCCTGATGGGCGTGTTCATGGTGGCGCCCGACATCTTCGACGGCCTCGGCCGCAGCGCGACGACCGGTGTGCGCGCGAACGCGCTTGCGATGCTCGGCGAGATCGTCGCCAGCCAGCTCGGCTCCGCACGTGAACACGACGTCGAGATCCTGCGTGCCCTCGGTCAGCAGGCCGGTGAAGGCGAAAAGGTGCCCTTCGCCCGAGTGTTCCCCGTCGGTCGCCGCGTGGGCGTCGAGGGTGCGCCCTTCGGTGACGGCTCGCAGAAGGCGATCTATCGCGGTCTCGCGCGTGGTCTCGCCGGCATGATGATGAGTGGCGCCGCGACCCGCCAGTTCGTGCAATACGACCTGACCAACGGCGCGGGTCTGTCCGGCCAACGCGAGAACATCGGCTGGGGCGGGCAGTGGGACAACCTGCCGTGGGGCACCTACGGGTTCTCCAGCCTGAGTATGGGACGCGACCGTTACGCCGAGTACTCCGCTCAGCGACTGGCGCGCAGCACCGTGGATCGCCTGCTCGACGGCCACCGCAACGCGGCCAGCGTCGCCTCCGACGAGGACCAGGTCAATGCGATCCTCGACAGCCAGTGGCAGACACTACTGACGAACATGGGTCTGCCGGTCATGCAGAACAATCCCGCCGGAGCGCAGGTCGGTGTCGGACCGTGGTTGACCGACAGCGTTCTTCCGTCGGCGGAAGCCCAGCGGATGGCACGTCAGATCGTGGAAACCGAGCTGCGTGCCTACCTCCCTTCGGGCAGTGGTCTGAGCGCGTCGCAGTGGGTTCCCGAGGTCCGACGAGCACTCGCGGCGCGTCGTCAGGCACTGGTGACCTCGGCCGAGCAACACGCGCTCGGTCACGCCTTCCAGTGGCACCGAGGACTGGCGCAGCGCATCGAGCAGCAGGTGGCCAAGGCGGTCGCCGATCTCGGTCTGCCCTACGCGACGGCAGTGGTCAACAGGCTGTCGATCCTGGGGAAGGACCAGATCCGGGCCGGTGCCGAGGAACTCTCGCGCCACGCGCCCGAGGACATCACCGTCCAGTCCGCCGACACCCTGCAGATGCTCTCCGCGCTCAAGGGCAACATCGAGAGCGACGCCGACCTCCTCGAGCGGGTGATCTCCAGCTGCAGCAACAACGTCTACCGCCAGCTGTACGCGTCGTTGTCCGGCAAGGTCTCCGAGGTCGCGGCCGCACTCGTGCCGGAGATCCTCAAGCCGCTGCTCGACGCGCTCAACGAGTCTCAGACGGCGCTGCGCAAGGCGCGGAGCAAGCCGGCGAGCGACGTCGGACTCGCTCGCCTTGCCACGGACCAGTACGGTGCCTGGCCGGCCGACAAGAGCGATCGCGTCCCCAAGCGTTTCGCCGAGGCCAACAACGAAGTGATGCTCACTCCGTCGGCCGATTTCATGGACCAGTATCGGTCCGACCTTCCGCTCGCAGTGGCGTCGGACGGTCTGGGCACTCCGCCGTTCGAGGAGGCCGTCAATCGCGCGGTCGCCGACGTGGTCACCGGTATCTGGACCACAATCGACGGCAGCCGGCCGCCGGGGGAGGAGCACCCGCTGCTCGAACGCACCTCGGCGTGGCGCACCCGTGCCTTCCCGTTCGATCCCGGTACCCGTGAAGCCCTCGTGCCCTCCGCCGCGCGGTTCGACGTGCACGTCCGACCGGCCGAACTGCTCGAACGCGCACGGCAGTTCGTGGCCAGGACGGGAGAATCGTTCGACAGGTTCTGTCGAGTCTCTCTGCGTGAGTACATCGAGGACATCTCGGTGCCCGAGTACGCACTCGACGAGCGTCGCGAGCGTCTCCGCTCCAAGTTCGTCGAAGCGCTCTCTCTCGCTCGACCGCTGGCGAGTGTGAACCAGCAGGCCCTCGAGGCGCTGCATCCCGGTCAGCAGATCGAGTACCGCTACAAGTTCACGTCGATCCCGTTCCTCAATCTCCCTGTGGCGGATGCTTTGTCGCAGGTGTTGCAGAAGAGCCCGATGATCGATCACGAGACCCGGTCGGAGTTCGTCCGGTTGCTGTCCGAGGAGGACAAGCTCACCCGCATCGACATCTTCGGCTCGTATCCGAACTACTCTCCGCTGGCATATGATTCCGTGCTCGGTCCGGCCGCGAAGCAGTGGGCGGATTCCACTCCCGCGCAGCAGGAAGCGTTCTGGCAGTGGCGTCGTGCGCGTCCGCTCGCCGCATCGTTGCCGATGCACGAGAGCGAACGGCGCGCGATGACCGCCGGGTGGTTCCTCGGACTGGTGACGGGTCGGCTGCGTCTGCCCTCCGAGCCCTACGACGAGCCGGTCCGCGTGTGGGACGGTGCCACGTCGAGTTGGGTGGACTTCCCGAACCCGCTCCTCACCCCACCTGCACGATTCCTCGCGAACAACGACTGGCTTCCCGCCGTCATGGAATCGGTGTTGATCGCGATGGCACGCTCGCACGAGTCGCCCGTCATGTCGTCGATGGCTCCCTACCGTGCACTGCGAGGGATCTACGACGCGTCGGCGGAGAAGCCGGCCAGCGGCATCCTCGAGGTGTCTGCCAAGGCCGTGCTTACCGACTGGCTACGCACCGGCGACACGGGAACCGGTTGGCAGTCCCAGGTCGCCGACACCGGCGCGGGTGTCTCGATCGATGCGCGCGCGAAGAACGCGATCGCCTGGCTGACCAAGGTCCGCGATCTGACCGGCCAGCACTACCTGGCACCGGGTCGGGAGGGAGCGCCCGGCGGAGGCGTGTTCTCGACCATCACGGTGCGCGAGCAGGCGTCCCAGACCCCGATCTACCGCGACATCGCCGCCGATGTGTACTGGGCAACAGGCGAACTCATTGCGCTCGTCGAGGAGTGCAAGGTTCGCGCCGAGCAGCCCGAGCACGTCGACACGGTCGCTCCCACCGTGAGCACCGCGACCGCCTCGTCGCAGACCTTCCGGATCCCGGACATGGGGCAGTTCTGA